In Luteimonas viscosa, the following proteins share a genomic window:
- a CDS encoding YaeQ family protein, producing MAPNSTIYKLELQVSDMDRHYYASHNLTLAQHPSETPARLMVRLIAFALYADERLEFGRGLSSDEDADLWQRDYTGDIERWIDLGQPDESRIRKACARARQVVVVNYSGNGAEIWWNRTAPALSRLKNLTVLDLAPDDVEATVGLLERGMRLTAMIQDGELQLMSEHANVAMTPRVRVNAAR from the coding sequence ATGGCGCCCAATTCGACGATCTACAAGCTGGAACTGCAGGTCAGCGACATGGACCGGCACTACTACGCCAGCCACAACCTCACGCTGGCGCAGCACCCGTCCGAGACGCCGGCCCGGCTGATGGTGCGGTTGATCGCGTTCGCGCTGTACGCCGACGAACGGCTGGAGTTCGGTCGCGGGCTGAGCAGCGACGAGGACGCCGACCTGTGGCAACGCGACTACACCGGCGACATCGAGCGCTGGATCGACCTCGGACAGCCGGACGAAAGCCGGATCCGCAAGGCCTGCGCACGCGCGCGCCAGGTGGTGGTGGTGAACTACAGCGGCAACGGCGCCGAGATCTGGTGGAACAGGACCGCGCCGGCGCTGTCGCGGCTGAAGAACCTGACGGTGCTCGATCTCGCGCCGGATGACGTCGAGGCCACGGTCGGCCTGCTCGAACGCGGCATGCGCCTGACCGCGATGATCCAGGATGGCGAGCTGCAGCTGATGAGCGAGCATGCCAACGTGGCGATGACGCCGCGCGTGCGGGTGAACGCTGCCCGCTAG
- a CDS encoding N-formylglutamate amidohydrolase: MIGRATHDRPTAFFTPQDLFAPTESARAWDVSVADGPVVATAIHDGHAIRPSLRPLMALSPQQRLREEDPLTGLLTTVGDVRIRVPTSRFEVDLNRPRDGAVYARPEHCWGLEAWHAPLPAAEIERSLAMWDRFYAMVTELLDRMLERWDAVLLIDLHSYNHRRDGADAPPQPQADNPDIELGLTTADPGRWGAVAERFADALRAVPLHGRAPDVRANVRFPTGGHFPEWVYARWGARVCTISPEYKKIFMDEWSGHADIAALNALREGLHKAVEAVRPMFGRAR, from the coding sequence ATGATCGGACGCGCGACCCACGACCGGCCAACCGCCTTCTTCACGCCGCAGGACCTGTTCGCACCCACGGAATCCGCACGGGCATGGGACGTCTCCGTGGCCGACGGTCCCGTTGTGGCGACGGCGATCCACGACGGCCATGCGATCCGCCCTTCGCTCAGGCCATTGATGGCGTTGTCGCCGCAGCAGCGCCTGCGCGAGGAGGATCCGCTGACGGGGTTGCTGACCACGGTGGGCGACGTGCGCATCCGCGTGCCCACGTCGCGTTTCGAGGTCGACCTCAACCGCCCGCGGGACGGCGCGGTCTATGCGCGGCCGGAACACTGCTGGGGCCTGGAGGCGTGGCACGCGCCCCTGCCCGCTGCGGAGATCGAGCGTTCGCTCGCAATGTGGGACCGCTTCTACGCGATGGTGACCGAGTTGCTCGATCGCATGCTCGAGCGCTGGGACGCCGTGCTGCTGATCGATCTCCACAGCTACAACCACCGCCGGGACGGCGCCGACGCCCCGCCGCAACCGCAGGCGGACAATCCCGACATCGAACTCGGGCTCACCACGGCCGATCCCGGACGCTGGGGCGCGGTGGCCGAACGCTTTGCCGACGCGCTGCGCGCGGTACCGCTACACGGTCGCGCGCCCGACGTGCGGGCGAACGTGCGCTTCCCCACCGGCGGCCACTTCCCGGAGTGGGTCTACGCCAGGTGGGGTGCGCGCGTGTGCACGATCTCGCCCGAATACAAGAAGATCTTCATGGACGAATGGTCGGGCCATGCGGACATCGCCGCGCTCAATGCGTTGCGCGAGGGCCTGCACAAGGCCGTCGAGGCGGTCCGGCCGATGTTCGGACGCGCCCGATGA
- a CDS encoding tyrosine/phenylalanine carboxypeptidase domain-containing protein — translation MSREAATPGTRALPRIAAGVDAALASIDAELDWLLALSPLGTDALWDEFDASGRTRVSPLRYAEPALDLDATRRRLLALPMDDIESPLLAGVLSEKQRELDRTIELVRLRGTDGFIAASIDLFGGVEAGLLELANRILAEVAASDPLPADSGVDEVVAAVEAEVAWYRTQAPDFGLEITIDADIGSLMMVSHGRLYLDAELRLPRARVQPLVQHEVGTHVVTRYNGARQPLRQLAVGLAHYDPLQEGLGVLAEYLCGYLPGERLRILAARVLAADMAIHDAGIPAIFACLHEDHGFATDDAFDVAVRALRGGGLTKDAVYLRGLRDLLDDLRGGGAFEPLFAGKFALSHRVVLQQLAEAGWVAPPALLPRYTAADDFAQALAHCRTLTVDALYHAHPPRTPAQEVPA, via the coding sequence ATGAGTCGCGAAGCCGCGACGCCTGGCACGCGGGCGTTGCCGCGGATCGCCGCCGGGGTCGACGCCGCCCTCGCCTCGATCGATGCGGAGCTCGACTGGCTGCTCGCACTCAGTCCGCTGGGCACCGACGCCCTGTGGGACGAGTTCGACGCCAGCGGCCGCACCCGCGTCTCACCGCTGCGCTATGCCGAACCCGCGCTCGATCTCGACGCCACGCGACGGCGGCTGCTGGCACTGCCGATGGACGACATCGAGTCGCCCCTGCTCGCTGGCGTACTGTCGGAAAAGCAGCGAGAACTCGACCGGACCATCGAGCTGGTGCGCCTGCGCGGCACCGACGGCTTCATCGCCGCGAGCATCGACCTGTTCGGCGGCGTCGAGGCGGGCCTGCTCGAACTTGCGAACCGGATCCTGGCCGAGGTCGCGGCCAGCGATCCGCTGCCGGCGGACAGCGGCGTGGACGAGGTGGTAGCCGCCGTCGAGGCGGAGGTGGCCTGGTACCGCACGCAAGCGCCGGACTTCGGCCTGGAGATCACCATCGATGCCGACATCGGCTCGCTGATGATGGTCTCGCACGGCAGGCTCTACCTCGACGCGGAGCTGCGTCTGCCGCGGGCGCGCGTACAGCCACTGGTGCAGCACGAGGTCGGCACCCACGTGGTCACCCGCTACAACGGCGCGCGCCAGCCCCTGCGGCAGCTGGCGGTGGGCCTTGCCCACTACGATCCGCTGCAGGAGGGGCTGGGGGTGCTGGCCGAGTACCTGTGCGGCTATCTTCCCGGCGAGCGGCTGCGGATCCTGGCCGCCCGCGTGCTCGCGGCCGACATGGCGATCCACGACGCGGGCATTCCGGCGATCTTCGCCTGCCTGCACGAGGATCACGGCTTCGCCACCGACGACGCCTTCGACGTCGCCGTCCGCGCCCTGCGCGGCGGCGGGCTGACCAAGGACGCGGTCTACCTGCGTGGCCTGCGCGACCTGCTCGACGACCTGCGCGGCGGCGGTGCGTTCGAACCCCTGTTCGCGGGAAAGTTCGCCCTGTCGCACCGCGTGGTGCTGCAGCAGTTGGCCGAGGCCGGCTGGGTGGCGCCGCCCGCGCTGCTGCCGCGCTACACCGCCGCGGACGACTTCGCCCAGGCGCTGGCGCACTGCCGCACGCTCACGGTCGACGCGCTGTACCACGCCCATCCCCCCCGGACCCCCGCCCAGGAAGTGCCCGCATGA
- a CDS encoding DUF5694 domain-containing protein gives MSRFRKFAMLLALAAGPVALAAEPAPPSSPPAQVMVVGLFHFSNPGRDMFNLRVDDVLADGRQAEIERIADGLARFRPTTVMVEWKPEVTDERYALYRAGSLDPSRNEVVQLGFRLAARMGLERVDGIDVDGDFPFGPVKAFADARGSGARLDEALARVGREVQEMSRRIAAGSLGSVLRYMNTPGRALETHGFYIDLLRFGEGAEQPGAALASAWYARNLGICARLLQALPAGGRAVVFYGDGHAHLLRQCVIEAPGVDLVEANDWLVD, from the coding sequence ATGTCGCGTTTCCGCAAGTTCGCCATGCTGCTGGCGCTCGCCGCCGGTCCCGTCGCCCTGGCTGCCGAGCCCGCGCCGCCCTCGTCGCCACCGGCCCAGGTCATGGTCGTGGGGCTGTTCCATTTCTCGAACCCCGGGCGCGACATGTTCAACCTGCGGGTGGACGACGTGCTCGCCGACGGCCGCCAGGCCGAGATCGAGCGGATCGCCGATGGCCTCGCACGGTTCCGGCCGACCACGGTGATGGTGGAGTGGAAGCCTGAAGTGACGGACGAGCGGTATGCGCTCTACCGCGCCGGGTCGCTCGATCCCTCTCGCAACGAGGTGGTGCAACTGGGCTTCCGGCTGGCGGCGAGGATGGGACTCGAACGCGTCGACGGCATCGATGTCGACGGTGATTTCCCGTTCGGCCCGGTCAAGGCCTTCGCCGATGCCCGCGGAAGCGGCGCACGCCTGGACGAGGCGCTTGCACGGGTAGGCCGCGAGGTGCAGGAGATGAGCCGGCGGATCGCGGCGGGCAGCCTCGGTTCCGTGTTGCGGTACATGAACACGCCCGGCCGCGCCCTGGAGACGCACGGCTTCTACATCGACCTGCTGCGCTTCGGCGAAGGCGCAGAGCAGCCCGGCGCGGCGCTGGCCTCGGCCTGGTACGCCCGCAACCTCGGCATCTGCGCGCGCCTGTTGCAGGCGCTGCCCGCCGGCGGCAGGGCGGTGGTGTTCTATGGCGACGGCCACGCCCACCTGCTGCGCCAGTGCGTGATCGAGGCGCCGGGCGTGGACCTGGTGGAAGCCAACGACTGGCTGGTCGATTGA
- a CDS encoding alpha/beta hydrolase produces MSEVDLAGVPAIIRVPARVAAPPIVLWHGFGPPASEEALMVLLPMDDVPAVKVYLGLPLFGKRAPADPSELARRQAENLATGVFEPVVLGAARELPGVADALRKLGCLAPGQGIGLFGFSAGGAAALYALAEGEVTVESAVLLNASTGLGASVAAYERASGGSFGWTAETRALARRSDGAGRAAEIARGEPPPALLIVHGAADAMLDDAGVRGLHRALAPHYDGDDAGRLRLEMVPGLPHAIRAPEDLARVRSLVGGWFLRHAPGASRRP; encoded by the coding sequence GTGAGCGAAGTCGATCTCGCCGGCGTGCCCGCGATCATCCGGGTGCCGGCCCGCGTTGCGGCGCCGCCCATCGTGCTGTGGCACGGCTTCGGCCCGCCTGCCAGCGAAGAGGCGTTGATGGTCCTGCTGCCGATGGACGACGTGCCTGCGGTCAAGGTCTACCTCGGGCTCCCGCTGTTCGGAAAACGCGCGCCCGCGGACCCGTCGGAGCTGGCGCGACGGCAGGCGGAGAACCTTGCGACGGGCGTGTTCGAGCCGGTGGTGCTGGGTGCCGCGCGCGAACTTCCCGGAGTGGCCGATGCGCTGCGGAAGCTCGGTTGCCTTGCGCCGGGCCAGGGCATCGGCCTGTTCGGATTCTCCGCCGGCGGCGCCGCTGCGCTGTACGCGCTGGCGGAGGGCGAGGTGACGGTGGAGTCGGCGGTGCTGCTCAATGCCTCGACCGGGCTCGGCGCGTCGGTCGCCGCGTACGAGCGCGCCAGCGGCGGGTCCTTCGGCTGGACGGCGGAAACACGCGCGCTTGCCCGTCGGTCCGATGGCGCCGGGCGTGCTGCCGAGATCGCGCGTGGCGAGCCGCCGCCGGCGCTGCTGATCGTGCACGGCGCGGCGGATGCGATGCTGGACGATGCCGGCGTGCGCGGGCTGCACCGCGCGCTCGCGCCGCACTACGACGGCGACGATGCCGGCCGCCTGCGACTGGAGATGGTCCCCGGCCTGCCGCACGCGATACGCGCGCCGGAAGACCTCGCGCGCGTGCGCTCCCTGGTGGGCGGATGGTTCCTGCGCCACGCGCCAGGCGCGAGCCGGCGGCCCTAG
- a CDS encoding glycoside hydrolase family 3 C-terminal domain-containing protein gives MRLFALAGMLAAAMPLSAQQPPPRESRSAEEMASALVARMNVDEKLPQLLNTAPAIPRLGVPRYNWWTESLHGALGTIPTTNFAEPIGLAATFDDALVQRVAAAISKEVRGLHALARRTGRTGRIGTGLNTWSPNINIFRDPRWGRGQETYGEDPFLAARMGVAYVRGMQGTHPGWIDVVATPKHYAVHSGPESTRHHANVYVSRRDLEDTYLPAFRAAIVEGGAGSIMCAYNRVDGLPACASDLLLDDVLREAWSFKGYVVSDCDAVKDIRANHHFAPDAATAVAAAMRAGVDNECSGATLTDTDGLAEPYREALQRGLLTMADIDRALVRLFAARYRTGDLPGLRPLSTDSASPEDVGAPAHAELALEAAEKSLVLLKNDGLLPLRADARIAVVGPLGDATRVLRGNYSSPQSAPPISVFEGLRRAMPDAQVRHVPYGVSHTDGDPVPTSALRTPDGEPGLLARYYNAAKAPPARFAPGELDTWIRDTGFEPAPVVTRVERDVNSRSLDLAQVRDVHRVEWTGYLVPPESGTYRLGIAGFNGEMRFDGEPFVDLSKASWNSLPTMKTVQLEGGRRYPITVTTQARILTGIGMVWKRVSETPEADLRAAAADSDVLVAVVGLTSDLEAEEAPIEVPGFKGGDRTSLDLLPDQQGFLEAAKATGKPLVVVLMNGSPVNLAWAKRHADAIVEAWYPGQSGGLAVGNVLAGHVNPGGRLPLTFYRSVEDLPPFGDYDMRGRTYRYFEGTPVYPFGHGLSYTRFDYAPLQVQPHAGGASEGLVVTTEVRNSGDRAGDEVAQLYLDFPDTEGLPRIALRGFRRVHLAPGERRTLRFELDPRDLSAVDAAGQRQVMPGRYRVFVGSGQPGAGVAGRDAAFAIDRLRPVAR, from the coding sequence ATGCGCCTGTTCGCGCTGGCAGGCATGCTGGCCGCCGCCATGCCCCTGTCCGCGCAGCAGCCACCGCCGCGCGAGTCGCGCAGTGCCGAGGAGATGGCGAGCGCCCTCGTCGCCCGCATGAACGTCGACGAGAAGCTCCCGCAACTGCTCAACACCGCGCCGGCGATCCCGCGGCTGGGCGTGCCGCGCTACAACTGGTGGACCGAGTCGCTGCACGGCGCCCTGGGCACGATTCCCACCACCAACTTCGCCGAACCGATCGGGCTGGCGGCCACGTTCGACGACGCCCTGGTGCAGCGCGTCGCAGCTGCGATCAGCAAGGAAGTCCGGGGCCTGCACGCGCTCGCGCGCCGGACCGGGCGCACCGGACGGATCGGGACCGGGCTCAACACCTGGTCGCCGAACATCAACATCTTCCGCGATCCGCGCTGGGGCCGTGGCCAGGAAACCTACGGCGAGGACCCCTTCCTGGCCGCGCGCATGGGCGTCGCCTACGTGCGCGGCATGCAGGGCACGCATCCCGGGTGGATCGACGTGGTCGCCACGCCCAAGCACTACGCGGTGCACAGCGGCCCGGAGTCGACCCGGCACCACGCCAACGTCTACGTGTCGCGGCGCGACCTAGAGGACACCTACCTGCCGGCGTTCCGCGCCGCGATCGTCGAGGGTGGCGCCGGCTCGATCATGTGCGCCTACAACCGCGTCGACGGGCTGCCTGCCTGCGCCAGCGACCTGCTGCTCGACGACGTGCTGCGCGAAGCGTGGTCTTTCAAGGGCTACGTCGTCTCCGACTGCGATGCCGTCAAGGACATCCGCGCCAACCACCACTTCGCGCCGGACGCCGCGACCGCCGTCGCCGCGGCGATGCGCGCGGGCGTCGACAATGAATGCAGCGGCGCCACGCTCACCGATACCGACGGCCTGGCCGAGCCGTATCGCGAGGCCTTGCAACGCGGCCTGCTGACGATGGCCGACATCGATCGCGCCCTGGTCCGGCTGTTCGCCGCACGCTACCGCACCGGCGACCTGCCGGGCCTGCGGCCGCTGTCGACCGACAGCGCATCGCCGGAAGACGTCGGCGCCCCCGCGCACGCGGAACTGGCGCTGGAGGCCGCGGAAAAGAGCCTGGTGCTGCTCAAGAACGACGGCCTGCTGCCGCTGCGCGCGGATGCCCGCATCGCGGTGGTCGGTCCGCTCGGCGACGCGACCCGCGTGCTGCGCGGCAACTATTCCTCGCCGCAGTCCGCGCCTCCGATCTCGGTGTTCGAAGGGCTCAGGCGCGCGATGCCGGATGCGCAGGTGCGCCACGTGCCCTACGGCGTCTCGCATACCGATGGCGATCCGGTGCCGACCAGCGCCCTGCGCACGCCCGATGGCGAACCGGGCCTGCTGGCGCGCTACTACAACGCCGCCAAGGCGCCGCCGGCGCGGTTCGCGCCTGGCGAGCTCGACACCTGGATCCGGGACACCGGCTTCGAGCCGGCGCCTGTCGTCACCCGGGTCGAGCGCGACGTGAACTCGCGCAGCCTCGACCTGGCGCAGGTCCGCGACGTGCACCGCGTCGAGTGGACCGGCTACCTGGTACCGCCGGAATCCGGCACCTATCGCCTGGGCATCGCCGGCTTCAACGGCGAGATGCGCTTCGACGGCGAGCCTTTCGTCGACCTGAGCAAGGCGTCATGGAACAGCCTGCCGACGATGAAGACCGTGCAACTGGAGGGCGGCCGTCGCTACCCGATCACCGTGACCACGCAGGCGCGGATCCTCACCGGCATCGGCATGGTCTGGAAGCGCGTCTCCGAAACGCCCGAAGCCGACCTGCGCGCCGCGGCCGCGGACAGCGACGTGCTGGTGGCGGTGGTGGGCCTGACCTCCGACCTCGAGGCCGAGGAAGCGCCGATCGAGGTGCCGGGGTTCAAGGGCGGCGACAGGACCTCGCTCGACCTGCTGCCCGACCAGCAGGGCTTCCTCGAGGCCGCGAAGGCCACCGGCAAGCCGCTGGTGGTGGTGCTGATGAACGGCAGCCCGGTGAACCTGGCCTGGGCGAAGCGGCACGCCGACGCGATCGTCGAAGCCTGGTATCCGGGGCAGTCGGGTGGCCTTGCGGTCGGCAACGTGCTCGCCGGCCACGTCAATCCGGGCGGACGGCTGCCGCTGACCTTCTACCGCTCGGTCGAGGACCTGCCGCCCTTCGGCGACTACGACATGCGCGGCCGCACCTACCGCTATTTCGAGGGCACCCCGGTCTATCCGTTCGGCCATGGCCTGAGCTACACCCGCTTCGACTACGCGCCGCTGCAGGTGCAGCCGCACGCCGGAGGCGCATCGGAGGGACTGGTCGTGACCACCGAGGTGCGCAACAGCGGCGATCGCGCCGGCGACGAAGTCGCCCAGCTCTACCTCGACTTCCCCGACACCGAGGGCCTGCCCCGCATCGCCCTGCGCGGCTTCCGGCGCGTGCACCTGGCGCCCGGCGAGCGGCGCACGCTGCGTTTCGAACTCGATCCGCGCGATCTCAGCGCCGTGGACGCCGCGGGCCAGCGCCAGGTGATGCCGGGACGCTATCGCGTGTTCGTCGGTTCGGGCCAGCCGGGCGCCGGCGTAGCCGGCCGGGATGCCGCCTTCGCGATCGACCGGCTGCGCCCGGTGGCGCGTTGA
- a CDS encoding alpha/beta hydrolase, whose product MTLKTRLQHAVVRATRRRAPIALVALLGMLSLPAFALDDTMTPIDVPPQPDAIALGTGALPDAQNEESWHRQYGSVFARNVTEATLTPFLPDPAKATGAAVIVAPGGGFRSLSMENEGWDVARALADRGVAAFVLKYRLNQTPADLDGFARSIREMLAGPRPPRDPGSPESATMLAPQLQDSRAAFALVRSRAGEWRVDPDRIGMVGFSAGAMLTMVTALSGEDARPAFIGNIYGPIAALQVPADAPPLFVALAADDGLFSNSGFGLIESWQKAGRPVEFHYYERGGHGFGMYPKDTTSTGWFEAWVSWMKMHGMLDPPGEAKATAPAG is encoded by the coding sequence ATGACACTCAAGACACGTTTGCAGCACGCCGTCGTCCGCGCCACGCGCAGGCGCGCGCCGATCGCGCTCGTCGCGCTGCTGGGCATGCTGTCGCTGCCTGCGTTCGCGCTGGACGACACCATGACGCCGATCGATGTGCCGCCCCAGCCCGATGCCATCGCCCTGGGCACCGGAGCCCTGCCCGATGCGCAGAACGAGGAATCCTGGCATCGCCAGTACGGCAGCGTCTTCGCCCGCAACGTCACCGAGGCCACGCTCACGCCGTTCCTGCCGGATCCCGCCAAAGCCACCGGCGCCGCCGTGATCGTGGCGCCGGGCGGCGGCTTCCGTTCGCTGTCGATGGAGAACGAAGGCTGGGACGTGGCGCGCGCGCTCGCCGATCGCGGCGTGGCCGCGTTCGTGCTCAAGTACCGCCTGAACCAGACCCCCGCCGACCTCGACGGTTTCGCGCGCTCGATCCGCGAGATGCTGGCGGGCCCGCGTCCTCCGCGCGATCCCGGTTCGCCCGAATCGGCGACCATGCTCGCCCCGCAACTGCAGGACTCGCGCGCGGCGTTCGCGCTGGTGCGCAGCCGCGCCGGCGAATGGCGCGTGGATCCCGACCGCATCGGCATGGTCGGGTTTTCCGCCGGCGCGATGCTGACCATGGTCACCGCGCTGTCCGGCGAAGACGCCAGGCCGGCCTTCATCGGCAACATCTACGGGCCGATCGCCGCGCTGCAGGTGCCGGCCGATGCGCCGCCGCTGTTCGTGGCGCTCGCCGCCGACGACGGGCTGTTCTCCAACAGCGGCTTCGGCCTGATCGAGAGCTGGCAGAAGGCCGGGCGCCCGGTCGAATTCCACTACTACGAGCGTGGCGGCCACGGCTTCGGCATGTACCCGAAGGACACCACCAGCACCGGCTGGTTCGAGGCATGGGTATCGTGGATGAAGATGCACGGCATGCTCGATCCGCCGGGCGAGGCGAAGGCGACCGCGCCGGCCGGTTGA
- a CDS encoding PA4780 family RIO1-like protein kinase encodes MKTPAGLQALIDDGVIDEVMRPLKSGKEAAVYVVRAGEDIRCAKVYKDMAQRSFQQRVQYQEGRKVRGSREARAIGKASRYGRRQQEAEWKNTEVDALYRLRDAGVRVPEPHGYFHGVLVMELVVDADGHSAPRLGEVELSHDQACGFHRFLVRQVVKMLCVGLIHGDLSAYNVLVAPDGPVLIDFPQVVSAAGNNAARTMLLRDVNNLTACLGAFAPELLETWYGEEMWALFEAGELRPDSELTGVFAHDESEIDVDGVRHAINDAREEALIRQQGREAAAESDQD; translated from the coding sequence ATGAAAACCCCTGCAGGCCTGCAAGCGCTGATCGACGACGGCGTGATCGACGAGGTGATGCGCCCGCTCAAGAGCGGCAAGGAAGCCGCGGTGTACGTGGTGCGCGCGGGCGAGGACATCCGCTGCGCCAAGGTCTACAAGGACATGGCGCAGCGCAGTTTCCAGCAGCGTGTGCAGTACCAGGAAGGGCGCAAGGTGCGCGGCAGCCGCGAGGCGCGCGCGATCGGCAAGGCCAGCAGGTACGGGCGCCGGCAGCAGGAAGCCGAGTGGAAGAACACCGAGGTCGATGCGCTCTACCGCCTGCGCGATGCCGGGGTTCGCGTGCCCGAGCCGCACGGCTACTTCCATGGCGTGCTGGTCATGGAACTGGTGGTCGATGCCGACGGCCACTCGGCGCCGCGGCTGGGCGAGGTGGAGCTGTCGCACGACCAGGCGTGCGGGTTCCACCGCTTCCTGGTGCGACAGGTGGTGAAGATGCTGTGCGTGGGCCTGATCCACGGCGACCTGTCGGCCTACAACGTGCTGGTGGCGCCCGATGGCCCGGTGCTGATCGACTTCCCGCAGGTGGTGAGCGCCGCCGGCAACAACGCCGCGCGCACGATGCTGCTGCGCGACGTCAACAACCTCACCGCGTGCCTGGGCGCATTCGCGCCGGAACTGCTGGAGACCTGGTACGGCGAGGAGATGTGGGCGCTGTTCGAGGCGGGCGAGTTGCGGCCGGACAGCGAGCTGACCGGCGTGTTCGCCCACGACGAATCGGAGATCGACGTCGATGGCGTGCGCCACGCGATCAACGATGCGCGCGAGGAAGCCCTGATCCGCCAGCAGGGACGCGAGGCGGCGGCGGAATCCGACCAGGACTGA
- a CDS encoding rRNA pseudouridine synthase, with protein sequence MSDPVRLSRRVADLARCSRGEAEQYVKGGWVRVDGRVVEDPQHPVGGEAVEIDPAARLETVEPATILLHKPVGYDTISGPEPAARLVHPATRWDADGSGVRLLQRHFQRLTPLVPLDRDASGLMVLTQDGRVWRRLTEDGDEIEQEFVVEVSGEIAPYGLHRLKHGLSYGGRTLPPCKVSWQNEIRLRFAIKGVQGGQLRDMCAQVGLGVVAIRRLRIGKVSLAKMPVGAWRYLPVGERF encoded by the coding sequence ATGTCCGATCCGGTTCGACTGTCCAGGCGCGTGGCCGATCTGGCGCGCTGCTCCCGCGGCGAGGCCGAGCAGTACGTGAAGGGCGGCTGGGTCCGGGTGGACGGACGCGTGGTGGAGGATCCGCAGCATCCGGTGGGCGGTGAAGCCGTCGAAATCGATCCGGCCGCGCGGCTCGAAACCGTCGAGCCTGCGACGATCCTGCTGCACAAGCCGGTCGGCTACGACACGATCAGCGGGCCGGAGCCGGCGGCGCGGCTGGTACATCCCGCGACGCGCTGGGACGCGGACGGGTCGGGCGTGCGCCTGCTCCAGCGCCACTTCCAGCGGCTGACGCCGCTGGTGCCGCTCGACCGCGACGCCAGCGGGTTGATGGTGCTGACCCAGGATGGGCGCGTGTGGCGGCGGCTCACCGAGGACGGCGACGAGATCGAACAGGAGTTCGTGGTCGAGGTCAGCGGTGAGATCGCGCCCTACGGCCTGCACAGGCTCAAGCATGGCCTGTCCTACGGTGGCCGCACCCTGCCGCCGTGCAAGGTCAGCTGGCAGAACGAGATCCGCCTGCGGTTCGCGATCAAGGGCGTGCAGGGCGGGCAGCTGCGCGACATGTGCGCGCAGGTCGGGCTGGGCGTGGTGGCGATCCGGCGGCTGCGCATCGGCAAGGTGTCGCTGGCGAAGATGCCGGTCGGTGCATGGCGCTACCTGCCGGTGGGCGAGCGGTTCTGA
- a CDS encoding ROK family protein translates to MARKADRHPDPGQDDRGRHGATRLPGFDIDHYNLPLRDPEGDGFLGDRASQSAFRELLDVARARHLTGEDPFGRTPSAELGKDAIDLALVGGDPDAAHAIHLAVEEYARRLAYVVQVFLAQPQWRGVERIVLGGGFPEHETGELAIRRAMRLLQLADTGVTLHPLRHDPDEGGLLGWVPLLPEEARDHDAFLAVDVGGTNIRCGIVEHRLRKDAYGGKARVLESLKWRHAGDDPGRNEAVARLAAMLNGLSAFARTLDLRLASFVGIACPGQVETDGSLSAGAQNLPGDWERPFHLPGALGARLDPIDDIPPSVVMHNDAVVQGLSELRRMRKARRWAVLTIGTGLGNASYTMR, encoded by the coding sequence ATGGCACGCAAGGCCGACCGACATCCCGACCCAGGGCAGGACGACCGCGGCCGGCACGGGGCGACCCGCCTGCCCGGCTTCGACATCGACCACTACAACCTGCCGCTGCGCGATCCGGAAGGCGACGGCTTCCTGGGCGACCGCGCCAGCCAGTCCGCCTTCCGCGAACTGCTGGACGTGGCACGCGCCCGCCACCTGACGGGTGAGGATCCGTTCGGCAGGACGCCTTCCGCCGAACTGGGCAAGGACGCGATCGACCTGGCCCTGGTCGGTGGCGATCCCGATGCCGCCCACGCGATCCACCTGGCCGTGGAGGAATACGCGCGCCGCCTGGCCTACGTGGTGCAGGTATTCCTGGCGCAGCCGCAGTGGCGCGGGGTGGAGCGCATCGTCCTGGGCGGGGGCTTTCCCGAGCACGAAACCGGCGAGCTGGCGATCCGCCGCGCCATGCGCCTGCTGCAACTGGCGGATACCGGCGTGACCCTGCACCCGTTGCGGCATGACCCGGACGAAGGCGGGCTGCTCGGCTGGGTGCCGCTGCTGCCGGAAGAGGCACGGGACCACGATGCCTTCCTCGCCGTGGACGTGGGCGGCACCAACATCCGCTGCGGCATCGTCGAACACCGGCTGCGCAAGGACGCGTACGGCGGCAAGGCGCGCGTGCTCGAAAGCCTCAAGTGGCGGCACGCGGGGGACGATCCGGGCCGGAACGAGGCCGTCGCTCGCCTCGCCGCGATGCTCAACGGCCTGTCCGCGTTCGCCCGTACGCTGGACCTGCGGCTCGCGTCGTTCGTCGGCATCGCCTGTCCCGGCCAGGTCGAAACCGACGGCAGCCTGTCGGCCGGTGCCCAGAACCTCCCGGGCGACTGGGAACGGCCCTTCCACCTGCCGGGGGCCCTGGGCGCACGACTCGACCCGATCGACGACATCCCCCCTTCCGTGGTGATGCACAACGACGCCGTGGTCCAGGGCCTGAGCGAGCTGCGGCGTATGCGCAAGGCGCGGCGCTGGGCGGTGCTGACCATCGGCACCGGGCTGGGCAACGCGAGCTACACCATGCGCTGA